The Triticum aestivum cultivar Chinese Spring chromosome 3A, IWGSC CS RefSeq v2.1, whole genome shotgun sequence genome includes a region encoding these proteins:
- the LOC123058632 gene encoding beta-glucuronosyltransferase GlcAT14A, whose protein sequence is MPRASWLLACSPCAGLASLAALTTGLLVLGYASSSFLRDAAYGYDDPYSPDAADAASTAPPATVPRRGAGYPPVLAYYISGGHGDSVRMTRLLKAVYHPTNRYLLHLDAGAGAYERARLAGYVRSEQPFLEYGNVHVVGKGSPVDGRGASAVAAVLRGASVLMRIGADWDWLVTLAASDYPLVSQDDLLYAFSTVPRDLNFIDHRMDSETAPVVVLDQNLLQNTNAEISFSSGHRPKPDAFELFKGSPWTILSRAFVKHCVVAPDNLPRTLLMYFSNALNPMEFYFQTVMANSAHFKNSTVNHTFRIAVPDAAPPHRSRYDAVVSSGAAFAGRFGDDGDEALLQRIDEELLRRPLDGVTPGQWCAGSDEQAAGEECSVGGDIDVVRQGEAGQRLASLMAGLVGAGP, encoded by the exons ATGCCTCGCGCTTCTTGGCTCCTGGCGTGCTCCCCGTGTGCCGGGCTCGCGTCGCTAGCCGCGCTCACCACCGGCCTGCTGGTCCTCGGCTACGCGTCGAGCTCCTTCCTCAGGGATGCGGCGTATGGGTACGACGACCCCTACAGCCCGGACGCCGCCGACGCGGCGTCGACGGCGCCGCCGGCGACCGTGCCGAGGCGCGGGGCCGGGTACCCGCCGGTGCTCGCGTACTACATCTCCGGCGGGCACGGCGACTCCGTCAGGATGACGCGGCTGCTCAAGGCCGTGTACCATCCGACGAACCGGTACCTGCTGCACCTGGACGCTGGCGCGGGCGCGTACGAGCGGGCGCGGCTGGCCGGCTACGTCAGGTCGGAGCAGCCGTTCCTCGAGTACGGCAACGTGCACGTCGTCGGCAAGGGGAGCCCGGTCGACGGCCGCGGCgcgtccgccgtcgccgccgtgctCCGCGGCGCCTCCGTTCTCATGAGGATTGGCGCCGACTGGGACTGGCTCGTCACGCTCGCCGCCTCGGACTACCCGCTCGTGTCTCAGGACG ACCTTCTCTACGCCTTCTCCACCGTGCCGAGGGACCTCAACTTCATCGACCACAGGATGGACTCCGAGACCGCGCCGGTGGTCGTTCTGGACCAGAATCTCCTGCAGAACACCAACGCCGAGATCTCCTTCTCGTCGGGGCACCGTCCGAAGCCTGATGCGTTCGAGCTCTTCAAAGGTTCTCCCTGGACGATACTGAGCCGGGCCTTCGTCAAGCACTGCGTGGTGGCGCCGGACAACCTCCCGAGGACGCTGCTCATGTACTTCAGCAACGCCCTGAACCCCATGGAGTTCTACTTCCAGACGGTCATGGCCAACTCGGCGCACTTCAAGAACAGCACCGTCAACCACACCTTCCGGATCGCCGTCCCGGATGCCGCGCCGCCTCACCGGTCGCGGTACGACGCCGTGGTGAGCAGCGGCGCGGCCTTCGCCGGCCGTTTCggtgacgacggcgacgaggcgcTGCTGCAGAGGATAGACGAGGAGCTGCTCAGGCGACCGCTCGACGGCGTCACGCCGGGACAGTGGTGCGCCGGCAGCGACGAGCAGGCAGCGGGCGAGGAGTGCTCCGTCGGGGGCGACATTGACGTTGTCAGGCAGGGCGAGGCGGGACAGAGGCTGGCGAGCTTGATGGCCGGCCTTGTCGGGGCCGGACCGTGA